The Paenibacillus polymyxa M1 DNA segment TCCAGCATATTTTTCATGGCAATCAGCCTGAAATGAAAGCAGTGCGTGAATATACGGAAACCATGGAGTTACTGGAGTTGAATCCGGGTAGCGAGGAGCTCCAAAACCGCCTGCTGCGAGCAAGCCAGCAAATGGATACGTTCCAAGCATGGCAGCTGGAGAGCGAGGCGAAAAATATACTTACCCGACTGGGGATCACCCAGTTTGAGTCTCGAATGGGCGTTCTCTCCGGTGGTCAGCGTAAACGGGTTGCTTTGGCTGCGGCTTTGATCCAACCCTGTGAGCTGCTCATTCTGGACGAGCCTACCAACCATATTGATAATGATTCCGTTGCATGGTTGGAGCAATATTTGCAAAAAAGACGCGGTGCGTTATTAATGATCACGCATGATCGTTATTTTCTGGATAGAGTTGCTAATGTCATGTTAGAGCTGGATCATGGTCGCCTTTTCCGTTATGAGGCTAACTATACCCGTTTTCTGGAGCTGAAGGCAGAACGCGAGGAGCGGGAAGCGTCATCGGAACAAAAAAGGAAGAACCTGCTGCGTAATGAGCTGGCCTGGATTCGCCGAGGAGCAAAGGCACGTTCGACCAAGCAGAAAGCGCGTATTGACCGATATGAGCAGCTCAGGGATCAGCAACCGGAAGCTCGTTCTGGATCTGTAGATATGTCCGTTGCCTCCACACGTCTGGGTAAAAAGATATTGGAGATCGAGGAGCTGTCCAAATCGGTAGATTCCCGCAAGCTGATTCAGGATTTGAGTTACATTGCGGTTCCTGGTGATCGTGTGGGCATCCTGGGACCTAACGGTAGTGGAAAATCCACTCTGCTCCAAATGATTGCTCAGCGTGTAGAACCAGATTCCGGCAGTGTTGTACTGGGGCCGACTGTGAAGCTTGGTTATTTTACTCAAGAACATCAGGAAATGGACGAATCCTTGCGTGTCATTGAATATATTAAGGAAGAAGCCGAAGTGATTCGTACGGCAGACGGTTCGACGATTACAGCTGCGCAGATGTTGGAACGGTTTCTGTTTGCACCAAGCGCGCAATGGACGGTTATTTCTCGTTTATCGGGGGGAGAAAAACGTCGTTTGTATCTGCTGCGTGTCCTTATGTCCGCACCGAATGTACTATTGTTGGATGAACCGACAAATGATCTTGATATTCAGACTCTTTCCGTTTTGGAAGACTATCTGGATGAATTCCCGGGCGTAGTTTTTATCGTTTCTCATGATCGTTATTTCCTGGATCGGACCGTGGATAAAATACTGGCTTTCGAAGGGAATGGGCAAGTACGTGTACATGTAGGCGACTATAGCGAGTATGCAGAATGGATCAGTAAAAATGCTCAATCTTCTGCAAATACGTCTGACTCGACGGGGACGGCTTCCTCGAATCGTTCTTCTACGCCTAAGTCTGCGGGTTCTTCCGATTCAGTCAAGGGGACAAGTAAACCCAAGCTTAAATTTACCTTTAAGGAACAGCGGGAATATGAGCAGATTGATGAGCTGATTGAACAAGCCGAACAGAAATTGGCTGATATTCAGCGACAGATGGAGGAATCTTTCAGCGATTCGACACGGTTGCAGGAGCTCATGGCTGAGCAAGCGAAGGCCGAACAGCATCTAGAGTACCAAATGGAACGCTGGACCTATTTGAATGAGCTAGCCGAGCAAATTGAACAAAGTAAATCTTAAAAATAAAAGCAAGTCTCCATTTAGATGGAGGCTTGCTTTTTTGTAGAAATAGAAGTATGTGCACCTGTTTTCCATGCAGCATAAAATGGTTAAGCTGTTACATAAGCCGCGAGCAGACGGGCAGTGTTCACTACGGCCTGCTTATGCGTGCGTTCCATTGCGTGAGAGGCGTGTACGCCAGGTCCGATCAGTGCAGCACGAATGTTATTGCCTGCTTTAAGCGCAGCCGAAGCGTCTGAGCCATAGTGTGGATAAATATCTACCGCATACGGAATATTCAGTTCCTTAGCCAGCTCAATCAGACGGGTTGTCATGTTGTAGTCATAAGGACCTGAGGAGTCTTTGGCACAGATGGAAACGTCCGTTTCCTTGCAGCTCAGATCTTCACCTATGCAGCCCATGTCGACAGCAATCATCTCACTGATTCCTTCGGGTATGTAAGCCGCTCCGTGCCCCACTTCTTCATAGTTGGAAATGAGCAATTTAACAGTATGTCGAGGCTTCCAGCCTCCATGTACAGATGATTCTAATAAACCAAACAGTGCCGCTACGCTGGCTTTATCATCCAAGTGCCGCGACTTGATAAAGCCACTGGGAGTTACGACTGGGCGCGCATCGAACGAAATAAAATCGCCCACCGAGATACCGAGCTGAAGCACGTCTTCTTTCGACTCGACAAGCTCGTCAATCCGTACCTCCATATGGCTCTCCTTACGCTCAAAGCTTCGTGCATCATCATAGACGTGCACGGATGGGTGGCTGGATAGAATAGTGCCCGTATAGGTTTGTCCGCTTCTGGTATGAATAAGACAGTATTCGTTCTCAATGCTGTTCATCATGAAGCCGCCCACAGATGTCAGGCGTAGGGTACCATGCGCTGTAATCGAACGTACCATTGCGCCCAATGTATCCACATGCGCGCTAAGCGCCACTGTACGGTCCGTTGCTTGACCTTCCAGAGTCAGGATAGCACCGCCTTTTGCATTCCATTCGAGGGGTACTCCTAGCTTTTCGGCTTCCTTACGAATCAGCTCCATCACATGATGTGTATATCCACTGGGACTAGGCGTGTTCAAAAGCTGATTTAAAAGGCTCATGATATAGTTTTCATTTAATTGAATTGTCATTTGTTGCTCCTCCTCATTTGGACAACCGATCAGGGTTAGAGGACGATTGCTCTATACCTGGGTCGGATGTAGACACCGTGCTGGAAGAACCAGTCGTGTCACTGGACACATTCGCATATGCTTCGACTGCCGATGTGTGCTCTTCTTGTAGTGTATGAAGCTGATTAGTCAGACGTTTAATCTCTCTCTGAAGCCTATATTGGCGAAAGATACCGAAAGAACCGACAATAAGTCCACCTAAAAGAGTGCAACCGAGAATAAGCAGAATCAAAGGGATGCTAACCCTACTAAACAGAAGGTTCACTTGAACCGAATTGACATTAATAACAGCAAAAACAGCTGTTAACAAAGCTATAACAAGTGCTGCGATCAAAGACCATTGTGTTTTCAAAATGCCACCCCCTTCCGTTACATTATAAAATCCCTTGTCCGCCATGGACAAGGGATTTATCCGTGCATCTTTTTAATGCGGGATTCTAAGTGTGCACGGTTTTACTTTCCTTCAGTTAGTTTTTCCATTTCCGTAATGACTTCCTCAAATACGCTCATTGCTTCGCGAATCGGCTGCGGTGAGGACATGTCAACGCCAGCTTTCTTCAAAATATTAATTGAATAATCACTGCCACCGCTCTTTAGGAAGCCTAAGTAACGGTCAACGGCTGGCTGGCCTTCTTCCAGAATCTGTTTCGAGAAACTGGTTGCTGCCGAGAAGCCGGTAGCATATTTGTAGACGTAAAAGCTGTTATAAAAATGAGGGATTCGTGCCCATTCCATTTCTATGTCTTTGTCTACCTTCATGCCAGGTCCGTGATATTTCACATTCAGATCATAGTAAATCTCCGACAAAAGCTGCGGTGTAAGGGATTCTCCCTGTTCAGCACGCTCATGTACAATCTTCTCGAATTCCGCAAACATCGTTTGACGGAATACCGTTGTACGGAATTGGTCCGCATAATAGGTGAGGAGATACATTTTCTCTTTTGGATCGGTAGATTTGTTCAGTAAGTAATCCATCAGCAAGGCTTCATTAGTAGTGGAAGCCACTTCAGCCAGAAAAATAGTATACTGTGCATCCCGGTACTTCAATGCGTTGTCTGAATAGTACGAATGCAGCGCATGCCCCATTTCATGTGCAAGCGTGAACATGCTGTTCAGGTTATCTTTATGGTTCAGAAGCACATAAGGGTGGGTGCCATAAGCTCCCCAGCTATAGGCGCCTGTACGTTTATTTTCATTTTCATATACATCAATCCAGCGCTCATCATAGCCTTTTTGCAATGAAGCCAGATAGTCCTCGCCCAGAGGCTTAAGGCCTTCTTTGGTTTGCTTTTTGGCGTCCTCATACGTAATATCCATCTTATATTCGTCCACAAGCGGAGCAAATAAATCATACATATGTAGCTCATCCACACCTAGCAGCTTTTTACGCAGCTTGATATAACGGTGAAGCAGGGGCAAGCTTTCATGAATCGTATCAATAAGATTCGTATACACTTCCTTCGGAATATTGTCGCCGTATAGTGACATTTCCAGTACGGAAGGGTATTTGCGAACACGAGAATAAAAAATATTTTTGTTCACATTGGCACTCAATGTAGAAGCAATCGTATTTTTATTTTTGGCATATGTGTCATATACCGCTTTAAAAGCACGTTCACGTACTTCGCGGTGTGGACTTTCGAGAAATTGAATGTAGCTGCCATGAGTCAGCTCGACCTCTTTGCCATGCTCATCCTTGATTTTCGGAAACTTCAGATCCGCGTTATTGAGCATCCCAAAAATCGTTTGCGGGGCTTGAGCCAGATTGCCAACCTGAGCGAGCAGCGCTTCTTCTGTTTTGCCCAAAACATGTGCTTTTTCCCGCTTCATTTCTTGAAGTGTGAACTTATAATCCGAAAGCTTCGGATCTTCAATGAAGGCATCAAGCTGAGAATCTGGCAGCGCCAAAATTTCAGGTGTGACGAATGATAGGGACTCGCTGACTTCAACGCCTAGCTTTTTAGCTTTTTGCGAAAGACCTTGATATGTAGGTTCAGCCGTATCTTCATCATGATGAAGATGGGCATACACATATACACGCTCAGTTTTGAGCGACAGCTCATCTTCGAGTTTGAAGCAGTTGCCAATCGCTTCGGCTGAGTTGAGCTTGCCTTGAAATTGAGCAGCCTTTTTGGCCAATTGTTTGACTTCTTCGTATTCTTGATCCCATGCCTTGCGGTTGGGGAACAGGTCTTCCAGTTTCCATGTATTTTCCACTGGCGCATCAGCGCGTTTTACAATTTCACTCATGGAGAGCCTCCTCTGATCGAACGTAATGTGGGATAGGGCTGCGGCGGTAAGGGGCGGATGCCAAAACGAGGAAACCGCCACACTTACTGTAAGCAGCAGGGCAAGAGGTTTTACAGGATGCATGTAACGGCATATCCTCCTTATACCATGGCTTGTTATACCATAGTATGACCTTTTGCCCCTGAAAGTATAATTTTCCTTACTGTGGGTTGGAACCTATATTTAATAAGCTGTATACAATAAGATAAAAGGCAAGGCAAATCATGATTACGGCAGTGAGGGCCATCCACTTTTTGAGAGGAGCCGGTATCGTTTCACGCTTCATGATCAGCACTCCGCCCAGCGTGAAGGCCAGAATAATGAAGATGAGATAGCTGTTGGACACCATGTATAGGCTACACCTGTTTGAAAGCGTTCATGATCCGCTGCCACTCTTCCTCATTATCTTGAAAGGATTGCTTGGGAAAACGATTTTCAGCCCAATGCATAAGCGCAGGACGGCTCAAAAACGTGTGGGCTTCCTCGCCCCAATCATCAGATATTTCCCGCAAAACGATGTAACGGCCCTGCACCTCGACAGTCATCATATTCCACTTGTCTTTTTTGTATATTTCGTGTTTTTTCATCATATGCATGTCTCCGATTTTATAGATGTTTTGGTTCATGATACCGCAGTTTCCGCCGCAAAAGCAAATCATTCCAGACCATAAAACCCGGAAAAACACCAATTGCAATGTGAAAAAGCATGAAGTATAATATGGATATTCGCCATAGATGGCGGTATTTTTAGGAGGTTGTTCACTTGAAAGGTACAGTTAAATGGTTTAACGCAGAAAAAGGTTATGGCTTCATTCAAGTTGAGGGTGGCGAGGATGTATTTGTACACTTCTCCGCAATCCAAGGCGACGGTTTTAAAACTTTGGAAGAAGGTCAAGAGGTTGAATTCGAAATTACTGAAGGCAACCGTGGACCACAAGCAGCTAACGTAATCAAACTGTAAGTGTAACTGAATTGTAAGAAATGTTCCGTTTTTACGGATGTCTTATATATTACGGTTAAACGATGAATTGAGAGCGCAGTTCCTTACATTTAAGGAGCTGCGCTTTTTTGCGTAAAAACGTTTGTGAAATGAGAAGATTGAGCTCGAATAGGGTATTATACGTAATAAAACTAAATATGAGTTATTGTAAGTTGAAAGGAGTTGAGAAAATGAGTGCAGCAGAGGCTAATCGTAATCCTTCCCTGATTGAAGGCCCCATTGCCAAAACACTGTTTATGTTCTCTTTGCCGATGCTGTTCGGAAATATTCTGCAATCCTTGAATGGAACGATTAATTCAATCTGGGTTGGAAAGTTTCTGGGAGAAGCTGCGTTGACTGCCGCTTCGAACGGAAATATTATAATGTTCTTTCTGATCAGCTCGATTTTTGGGGTCACTATGGCGGCCACTATTCTGATCGGACAAAATATCGGAGCGGGTGACATAGCGGAAACGAAGCGTGTAGTAGGTACAAGCGCTGTCTTTTTCCTGGTGCTCGCTTTTGCTATAGGTATTATTGGTTTTTTGGGCTCACCTTGGATTCTTCATGTGCTCAATACGCCTGCCGAATCAGTCGATATGGCGATCACCTATACACGCATTATTTTCGCGGGTATGCCCTTTTTGTACGGCTATAACTACATCATGACCGTAATGAGAGGGGCGGGAGATTCCAAAACACCATTTTATTTTCTGCTCGTTTCCGTCGTACTGGATGTATTACTTAACCCACTACTCATATTTGGATGGGGACCGATTCCTGCTATGGGCATCGGAGGCTCTGCCGCAGCTACCCTGATTGCTCAAGGGATCAGCTTTGTGTTGATTCTCATTTACCTATATCGTGTAAAATATTTTCTGCGCATTACATCTTCAGAGCTTCACTTACTTCGATTTGATTGGAAGATTATTTGGACTCTTATTCGTAAGGGAGTTCCGATGGGACTACAAATGATTGCTGTCTCTACCAGTGCGATTGCTTTAATGAATCTGATCAACGGTTACGGGACAGTCGCAGCGGCAGCCTATACAGCAGCTAACAATTTGTCCAGCTATGTGCAGATGCCGGCCATGGCATTAGGTGCAGCAGTATCTTCCTTCGCCGCTCAAAATATCGGAGCCGGACGCTGGGATCGAGTACGCAGGACAACCTGGATTGGGATTGTATATAATTTTGTATTGACTGGTGGGGCTGTGGTACTCATTTACGTGTTTAACCGTCAAGCCTTGCTGATGTTTCTCCCTTCTACGGGAGGGGCATTGGAACTGGGTATGCAGATTAATCTGATCACGTTGTGGTCTTTTGTTATATTCGGTATTACCAATGTCATTACAGGCGTTGTTCGATCTACAGGCTCTGTAATGGTACCGCTTTTAATTACCATTATTTCATTATGGGGCATTCGTATACCTTTGGCCTATGCATTTGTCGATAAGTATGGTCTAGATGCTGTATGGTGGAGCTTTCCTGTTGGTTTTACGATCTCCGCCGTTGCAGTTATTTTCTACTACCTTTTCGGGAAATGGAAGCAGGCTAGCATGGGAGAGGGCAACCAAGGCATGAAGTTGGCAGAGGACAAGGGCTAGGTAGGACATTTCTACTATTTGCGATTAAAGTCTTATAAAGGTGAATCTTGTTAAACTCCGATTTTTGATTGATTCAGTAGCACAGGTACAAAGCGTTTTTGTGAGAAGAACTCATTTTTCTTGAAAATGAAAGAAAAAAGTGAGGTTGTTCATTTGTGCTAAAAGGTCGATCATATTATAATGAATATGGTTTGGATAGGTATAATTACGTAGACAACAATGTGGAGGCACCGTCATTTGAGTTATGTTGAGCAAGGACGTTATCAAGTACCGAGAGGCCCCATAGGTCTAATGAGCCGAATGTACAAGCACATTCTCCCTGAAACGAAACAAGAATTGAGTAACTGGAAGAGCAAGGCCGAACAGATTCCGGACCCTGAGCTGAGAAGCCAGGCGCTTGCGAGCATAGCAGAGAAGACGTTTCACTGCGTGGGGGGAGCGGTTTATGCTGCAGCCAATATGTCTGACCGGCAGACGCTAATTCCGTTGATTGTGGCGTACCAGACGATTAGCGATTATCTGGACAACCTGTGTGATCGCAGTACGTCGATGGACCCGGATGATTTTAGGTTGCTGCATCAGTCTATGCTGGATGCGGTTAATCCGGCGGCTAGGCCAGTGAATTATTATGAGTTGCGTCGTGAGCAGGAGGATGGCGGTTATTTGACCGGGCTGGTGACAACCTGTCAGTCTTGTGTAAGCAGGCTTCCGGGCTATGAGGCGGCAATGCCTTACGTTCAGGATTTGGCGCGATTATACACGGATTTGCAAGTATACAAGCATATTAAACCCGAGCTGCGGGAACAAGCGCTTTTGGACTGGTGGTCGATTCATAAGGACCGTACACCCGAGCTGCGCTGGAACGAGTTTGCTGCGGCTACTGGCTCAACCCTGGGGGTCTTTATGCTGTTTCTTGCTGCCAGCGACCGGCATCTCACAGATGCGGGGGCTGCCTCAATACATGCATCGTATTTTCCACATGTGTGCAGTCTTCATATTTTGCTGGATTATCTAATCGATCAAGACGAAGACCGGAAGGGCGGAGATCTTAACTTTTGCAATTATTATGAAGATGCCGACATGATGCTGGACCGGATCGCCTACGTTGTGAATCGGGCGCGGGCTGATATTGCAGATGTCCCTGCCAGCTCCTTTCACCGGATGATTATCGAGGGATTGCTGGCTTTATATTTATCCGACCCTAAAGTTAGTGAGCAGCAGGATGTTCGCGCTGTTTCGAGACGTTTAATGAAAAATAGTCCGCTCATGCGTTTGTTTTTCTTATTAAACAGTCGATGGATAAGAAGGCTTATATGATTATTTTGAGGAGGTCATAAATCATGACAGCAGTTAAGAAAATTGCAGTATTAACAAGTGGTGGAGATTCACAAGGGATGAACGCGGCAGTTCGCGCCGTTGTGCGTAGCGGATTGTATTTCGGACTCGAAGTATTCGGGATCCAACGCGGATATCAAGGTCTTTTGAACGACGATATTTTTCCAATGGACCTGAGAAGCGTCGGAGATATTATCCAACGTGGGGGTACTGTACTTCAATCTGCAAGATGCCTGGAATTTACGACTGAAGAAGGCCAGAAACGTGGCGCTGAAATTTTGCGTAATCGTGGAATTGACGGCGTAGTCGTAATTGGTGGCGACGGTTCTTACCAAGGAGCTAACAAGCTGACCAAGCAAGGCATTAAAACCATGTGTCTTCCAGGAACGATTGACAATGATATTTCCTTCACAGACTACACTATTGGTTTTGATACGGCGGTTAGTATTGTAGTGGACGCAATCAACAAGCTGCGTGATACGATGTCTTCCCATGAACGTTCTTCCATTGTGGAAGTTATGGGACGTCATTGTGGCGATATTGCTCTCCATGCAGGTCTGGCTTCCGGTGCAGAAACGATCTTGGTACCTGAGGTGGAATTTGATCTGAATGAAGTATCCGATCGGATGAAACAAAACTTCAAACATGGCAAACGCCACAGTATCATTATCGTTGCTGAGGGTGTAGGCAAAGGCGAAACAGTAGCAAAAGTAATCCAAGAAAATTGTCCGGATTATGAGCCTCGTGTTACAGTGCTTGGACACATTCAACGTGGAGGTACACCAACTGCGTTTGACCGTAACCTCGCAAGCCGTTTGGGGGACTTTGCTGTTCGTCAATTGATTGAGGGTGTATCTGACAAAGCTTGCGGTACGATCGACGGTAAGCTGGTAGCTACAGATATTGACAAGGTTGTAAATACCAAAAAAGATTTCAACATGGAGCTTTATGAGTTGGCTCTGCGTTTGTCCCAATAATAAGAACCTTTACGCTTAGTAGATCGGTTCTGATATGGGGAAAAATTAAAATTATGCGGATGACCTGAGTCATCCGCTATTTTTTTAGCATTGAATAGGGCCAGGAGGTAATCATGCATGTATTTATTCAAAATGGAAGTGGACAGCTCGGAAGGAGCTCTGACCGTCATTCTTGCTGCTGAGAATGAAGAACAGGCATTTGAGGAAATTGATCAACATGTGGAGAGGCACTTTTTATATCCCCCCGAGCTAAAGGAAGTGGCTATCGTAGAGAAAAAACGAATAACTGCTGGTACAGCATATGTCATCGAGACACGCAAAGACTAATTAGTCTCTGCGTGTTGTTTTTGTTGTGCAAAACGATGCTGCACTCTTACCAAACGCCAGAGAAGTAAAATAGCACCTACGGCCAGGCCTGTTATCAAGCCAATCCAATAGCCGTAAGGCCCCCATGTGGTCCAGCGTGCGAGTATATACCCTACAGGAAGCCCAATAACCCAATAGGACAGGAAGGTGAGTAAAAACGCCGGATTGACATCTTTATACCCACGTAGTGCACCTTGTGTTGGTGTAGCGACAGCATCAGAGATCTGAAAGAAAATCGCATAGATTAAAAAATGCTGGGCTAATTGAATGACCTGCAGGTCGGTAGAGTAAAGCCGAGCGACCTGTTCACCCCAGATGAGCAGTACAATAGCTGTAATCAATGATAGACCTACTGCGCTGCTAATGCCCATTACACTATAAGTTTTGGCATCTCGTGGACGGGCAGCTCCTGTTTCATAGCCGACCAGAATCGTAAGTGCCATGCAAATACTGAGTGGAATCATATACAGCGTAGATGCAAAGTTCATGGCAGCCTGATGAGCTGCTATGGTAGCCGTGTTATAGCTGCTCATGAAGAGCGTGACAGCTGAAAAGACGGCAGTCTCAAAAAATATAGCAAATCCAATAGGTACCCCGATCTTGATAAGCTCTTTCAGAGCACTAGCCGCAATCCCGTATATTTTGCTAAAGATTCGGTATTCGGCAAATATTTTTCCCCGATGAGCAGTAATACCAGCGACCAGCATAATAATCCAGTAGGTAGTAGCTGTTGCTACCCCGGAGCCTACACCCCCCAAACGTGGAAAACCCCAGTTACCATAAATAAGTAGATAGTTCAATAAAACATTGATGGGCAATGACATGAGTGTGATTAACATCGTAAAACGGGTTTGTCCCAATGCATCCATAAAGCTGCGAAGCACGGTATAGGCAAATAGAGGAACAACACCGAAGGCCATCGCACAAAGGTAGTACAGAGCCACATTATGAACTCTCAATTCCAGATTCATACTGTTTAATATAGGCTTTACCAAAATGATCCCGGCTATCAAGACGACGATGGATAGGGCGAGAGATAGCCAAAGAGCCTGAATGACATAGTAGGAGACCTTATCTTTACGCTGTGCTCCTAGCAATTGCGATACAATAGGGGTAATAGCCATAAGTATCCCATTAAGGCCTGTTTGTACAGGAACCCACAGGCTTACTCCGATAGCTACTCCAGCCAGATCAGCAGGGGAAAAGTGCCCCGACATATTCGTATCAAAAAAAGTCATGGCAGATAGTGCAAGCTGGGTAATCAGAATAGGAAGCAAAATGTAAAAAAGCTGCTTCCATTTCTGACCCATTGTTAGAGTCAATTGCATTTTTGTTTTCCTCATTTACTTGGGTTTATTATTTGTATATATCATAACATGTAAATTTTATTGTAAGGGATACTACAACAATTGAACAGCAATAAAAAAGACTGCATCCGTTCGTCAAAC contains these protein-coding regions:
- a CDS encoding ABC-F family ATP-binding cassette domain-containing protein; translation: MNIMTVEHITKSYGEKMLFEDVSFGMDERDKIGVVGVNGTGKSTFLRVISGLEPPDEGNIAVNNDVRIQYLAQNPEFDPEMKVLQHIFHGNQPEMKAVREYTETMELLELNPGSEELQNRLLRASQQMDTFQAWQLESEAKNILTRLGITQFESRMGVLSGGQRKRVALAAALIQPCELLILDEPTNHIDNDSVAWLEQYLQKRRGALLMITHDRYFLDRVANVMLELDHGRLFRYEANYTRFLELKAEREEREASSEQKRKNLLRNELAWIRRGAKARSTKQKARIDRYEQLRDQQPEARSGSVDMSVASTRLGKKILEIEELSKSVDSRKLIQDLSYIAVPGDRVGILGPNGSGKSTLLQMIAQRVEPDSGSVVLGPTVKLGYFTQEHQEMDESLRVIEYIKEEAEVIRTADGSTITAAQMLERFLFAPSAQWTVISRLSGGEKRRLYLLRVLMSAPNVLLLDEPTNDLDIQTLSVLEDYLDEFPGVVFIVSHDRYFLDRTVDKILAFEGNGQVRVHVGDYSEYAEWISKNAQSSANTSDSTGTASSNRSSTPKSAGSSDSVKGTSKPKLKFTFKEQREYEQIDELIEQAEQKLADIQRQMEESFSDSTRLQELMAEQAKAEQHLEYQMERWTYLNELAEQIEQSKS
- a CDS encoding M42 family metallopeptidase — translated: MTIQLNENYIMSLLNQLLNTPSPSGYTHHVMELIRKEAEKLGVPLEWNAKGGAILTLEGQATDRTVALSAHVDTLGAMVRSITAHGTLRLTSVGGFMMNSIENEYCLIHTRSGQTYTGTILSSHPSVHVYDDARSFERKESHMEVRIDELVESKEDVLQLGISVGDFISFDARPVVTPSGFIKSRHLDDKASVAALFGLLESSVHGGWKPRHTVKLLISNYEEVGHGAAYIPEGISEMIAVDMGCIGEDLSCKETDVSICAKDSSGPYDYNMTTRLIELAKELNIPYAVDIYPHYGSDASAALKAGNNIRAALIGPGVHASHAMERTHKQAVVNTARLLAAYVTA
- a CDS encoding LapA family protein, giving the protein MADKGFYNVTEGGGILKTQWSLIAALVIALLTAVFAVINVNSVQVNLLFSRVSIPLILLILGCTLLGGLIVGSFGIFRQYRLQREIKRLTNQLHTLQEEHTSAVEAYANVSSDTTGSSSTVSTSDPGIEQSSSNPDRLSK
- the pepF gene encoding oligoendopeptidase F, with product MSEIVKRADAPVENTWKLEDLFPNRKAWDQEYEEVKQLAKKAAQFQGKLNSAEAIGNCFKLEDELSLKTERVYVYAHLHHDEDTAEPTYQGLSQKAKKLGVEVSESLSFVTPEILALPDSQLDAFIEDPKLSDYKFTLQEMKREKAHVLGKTEEALLAQVGNLAQAPQTIFGMLNNADLKFPKIKDEHGKEVELTHGSYIQFLESPHREVRERAFKAVYDTYAKNKNTIASTLSANVNKNIFYSRVRKYPSVLEMSLYGDNIPKEVYTNLIDTIHESLPLLHRYIKLRKKLLGVDELHMYDLFAPLVDEYKMDITYEDAKKQTKEGLKPLGEDYLASLQKGYDERWIDVYENENKRTGAYSWGAYGTHPYVLLNHKDNLNSMFTLAHEMGHALHSYYSDNALKYRDAQYTIFLAEVASTTNEALLMDYLLNKSTDPKEKMYLLTYYADQFRTTVFRQTMFAEFEKIVHERAEQGESLTPQLLSEIYYDLNVKYHGPGMKVDKDIEMEWARIPHFYNSFYVYKYATGFSAATSFSKQILEEGQPAVDRYLGFLKSGGSDYSINILKKAGVDMSSPQPIREAMSVFEEVITEMEKLTEGK
- a CDS encoding cold shock domain-containing protein; its protein translation is MKGTVKWFNAEKGYGFIQVEGGEDVFVHFSAIQGDGFKTLEEGQEVEFEITEGNRGPQAANVIKL
- a CDS encoding MATE family efflux transporter, which produces MSAAEANRNPSLIEGPIAKTLFMFSLPMLFGNILQSLNGTINSIWVGKFLGEAALTAASNGNIIMFFLISSIFGVTMAATILIGQNIGAGDIAETKRVVGTSAVFFLVLAFAIGIIGFLGSPWILHVLNTPAESVDMAITYTRIIFAGMPFLYGYNYIMTVMRGAGDSKTPFYFLLVSVVLDVLLNPLLIFGWGPIPAMGIGGSAAATLIAQGISFVLILIYLYRVKYFLRITSSELHLLRFDWKIIWTLIRKGVPMGLQMIAVSTSAIALMNLINGYGTVAAAAYTAANNLSSYVQMPAMALGAAVSSFAAQNIGAGRWDRVRRTTWIGIVYNFVLTGGAVVLIYVFNRQALLMFLPSTGGALELGMQINLITLWSFVIFGITNVITGVVRSTGSVMVPLLITIISLWGIRIPLAYAFVDKYGLDAVWWSFPVGFTISAVAVIFYYLFGKWKQASMGEGNQGMKLAEDKG
- a CDS encoding tetraprenyl-beta-curcumene synthase family protein, translated to MSYVEQGRYQVPRGPIGLMSRMYKHILPETKQELSNWKSKAEQIPDPELRSQALASIAEKTFHCVGGAVYAAANMSDRQTLIPLIVAYQTISDYLDNLCDRSTSMDPDDFRLLHQSMLDAVNPAARPVNYYELRREQEDGGYLTGLVTTCQSCVSRLPGYEAAMPYVQDLARLYTDLQVYKHIKPELREQALLDWWSIHKDRTPELRWNEFAAATGSTLGVFMLFLAASDRHLTDAGAASIHASYFPHVCSLHILLDYLIDQDEDRKGGDLNFCNYYEDADMMLDRIAYVVNRARADIADVPASSFHRMIIEGLLALYLSDPKVSEQQDVRAVSRRLMKNSPLMRLFFLLNSRWIRRLI
- the pfkA gene encoding 6-phosphofructokinase, producing the protein MTAVKKIAVLTSGGDSQGMNAAVRAVVRSGLYFGLEVFGIQRGYQGLLNDDIFPMDLRSVGDIIQRGGTVLQSARCLEFTTEEGQKRGAEILRNRGIDGVVVIGGDGSYQGANKLTKQGIKTMCLPGTIDNDISFTDYTIGFDTAVSIVVDAINKLRDTMSSHERSSIVEVMGRHCGDIALHAGLASGAETILVPEVEFDLNEVSDRMKQNFKHGKRHSIIIVAEGVGKGETVAKVIQENCPDYEPRVTVLGHIQRGGTPTAFDRNLASRLGDFAVRQLIEGVSDKACGTIDGKLVATDIDKVVNTKKDFNMELYELALRLSQ
- a CDS encoding DUF3906 family protein, whose protein sequence is MYLFKMEVDSSEGALTVILAAENEEQAFEEIDQHVERHFLYPPELKEVAIVEKKRITAGTAYVIETRKD
- a CDS encoding MATE family efflux transporter, whose protein sequence is MQLTLTMGQKWKQLFYILLPILITQLALSAMTFFDTNMSGHFSPADLAGVAIGVSLWVPVQTGLNGILMAITPIVSQLLGAQRKDKVSYYVIQALWLSLALSIVVLIAGIILVKPILNSMNLELRVHNVALYYLCAMAFGVVPLFAYTVLRSFMDALGQTRFTMLITLMSLPINVLLNYLLIYGNWGFPRLGGVGSGVATATTYWIIMLVAGITAHRGKIFAEYRIFSKIYGIAASALKELIKIGVPIGFAIFFETAVFSAVTLFMSSYNTATIAAHQAAMNFASTLYMIPLSICMALTILVGYETGAARPRDAKTYSVMGISSAVGLSLITAIVLLIWGEQVARLYSTDLQVIQLAQHFLIYAIFFQISDAVATPTQGALRGYKDVNPAFLLTFLSYWVIGLPVGYILARWTTWGPYGYWIGLITGLAVGAILLLWRLVRVQHRFAQQKQHAETN